GTCTGGCCAGAACCTATAGGCCTTGGTACACCCGCATCCTTATCTATACCCTTtgtccctctgattggagggcagAGATAGAGGAAATGGAACAGACATCCCATTAAGCAGCTTTCATTTTGTACTTGACACCTCCCAGCTCCCCACTTatcagctttcttttgtgtgttgtcttcacCCATTaggttgtaaactccttgaatagattagattagattccCCTATTAGCTTATaaactttttcatatttgtatccatgtcacttaacactgtttgtgGCACAtagtgtaaaggttaaatttagtggttggacttaaattatgtgaaataaagaCGTCGATGAAGTTATTATACcccaagtcagaagtttatttacaaaatagaatggaaactataaagtagggaaatgtgagagaggttagagacaatacctatactagtcctcagccaggagggctggtagtgagtaaactacaaggcctcctccaagatggaagctaatctcttaggaaactagtcagcccttttcattcacccaatgaagtagtccaggagtcagaatccaagaCAATCTCCTGGAGACACTCTCCACTAGACTCAACTTCACCAGGTTGACTCCTCAGGGATTTcctggcttttatggtggtttcctgttcctgccccttttcacaggagcCAAccacaatttccaaattgtccagccctgcccaggggcagtgtctgtgggattgccTTCTCACCTTTAAAGGTATTAACTCTTCTAGAACTcacacatttctgagttgtcatccagtTTGGATTGCATGTTACTGAGTTATTACCCAGTTAGCACCTGGGTTGCACTTACTTAAGTAtgggcttgttcaatttttttgattaattcaaaagtagacaaaggaaagttaatcccatcctcacaatctaatgaggtactaagtaggggtacttaagttatttttAGCCAAAAGCTTTAACTcaaactaggcaaagagaacaaaggattccttttttacaagtgtaaactcagaatagacaaagagaaccaagaatttcttttcacaggagcttaaatgtttattgaccattGATTGACTTTACAGGCAGGTCACAGACAAACTAAGGACTTAAATGTAAAAACAGACATTGTCCTTCTCTTTCTCAAATTATTTAACATATGTGGGCAGCACTTCCCTCTTATTCACCTAACTTCTGCCCTGGATacccttttaaaattttctctattgTGCTGGTTTAGCACATCCAAAAATATTGCACACAAATCTCTTTAGAGAACTTTTTGGAGGCAAAACTTTAACAGATTTATCGAACAAATTGCAATTTCATTCTGAAGTTTACAGCTCATTTCCTTCCTAGGGCAGAGAAGGGAGCCATCTAAGGTAGGAAAGTCTTCATGTAATTTGCCTTGGCTCCTAGCAAGTCCTAGGTAAGGCTTGAGCTTCTGctgcaaaataaacagaaattagcaacaacaacaaaaagttttccctccatctcccaacagccaaagaaggaaaattttcCAGAGCAGTCTAAAAAGCTTTAGTTATCAGTGGTCCCCAAAGACATGATAGCAGGAGTGAGGTTACTGTGGTAAGATGAAGGGGGTGTCAAATGAGATGGGGTTGAAGATTCTGAATCCAAATTCAGAAATCTAGCATACTTGTTCCCAGATTTCCATATTCCTATGTCTCTATATCCCAGGTTTGAGGTAGAatacttcctctccctcttctactACCCTTGGTGTTCCTATGGTAAGGAGGTGAAATATCAGAAGTCTTGGAGTCTCATTGAGATGTGGTGGGGGAAGCATAGGCTGTTCCCTGGAGGATAAACCTTGCCTCCCCTGACATAATTGTAGCTCACAGGAAATATGGTTATGGCCCAACAGGAATGATGACTGTACCCCTGAGGTAGGATCTCAGGGCCTTCACTTACAAAATAAAGGCATCCATGGACTGGCCCCACCTAACTTCCTTCCCCAGGACTGGCCTTTGGCCTACTGGTCTTCCCTAATTTCTCCCCTGCCCACCTACCCCCTTGACCTTGGCACCAGAATTCCTGGTTACAACATTGGACCACACCTTGCCTACTCATTTTCTAGAAGCGGAGAGTTGGGGACTTGCTGGCCAGTTATATTCCAGAAGATGAGGCATTGATGCTTCGAGATGGACGGTGAGATCTAGGAAAGGTCAGACTTGAGGAGATAACCAAGGGGATGATGAGAAGACTATATTAGTTCCTAAAACCTTTGggctccaggagagggaaggagagtggTAAGTGATGGGGGGCGGGGGACAGGGGACTGGAAGAATCTATGGGGTGGCAAAGGAATAGGAAGAcctaggaaggaagaagagaagaatagtATTGAGATTATCAAAAGCAAAAGTACCTGTGCTTATTGCAACTTTtacccttctttcccctccagaTTTGCCTGTGCTGTCTGTCCCCACCGACCTGTATTGGACACATTGACCATGTTGACTGCCCACCGTGCAGGGAAGAAGCACTTGGCTAGTAAGTTAAAGGGTGAAAAGCAGAGAATTATGTTAACAGAGCCTTCCTGAGCCATGCTGATAGCCCCTTCTCTATCAGGCCTGAAAGATTTCTATGGCAAGAAGCAACAGTGGAAAAGAGAAGAACAGAATCCAAAACAGCAGGAAGAATGGAGAACCGAGAAGTCAGGGGACCAGGTAACTGAGAAAGGGAGATTTGTCCCAGGAAGAGCTTCCATCCCAGGAGATTTGAAGTATCTTATTCCCCTAGGTCTAAGAGTAttggtttatctcttctttcCATCAGGCTCCTCTGCTGACCCAGACTCGTTTAATCACCCAAAGTGCCCTACGCAGAGCTCCAAATTATAACAGTTGCTGTCGACGGCAGAAGAACAGGTAATTTtggatagaagagagaaagaaacaaagtaaaatgagaggatggaggcAGGAAAATGGCAGCAGTGATTATAGAAGAACAAGGAAATTAGAGGAATAAGATAGTGAGAAAAGAGAAGGCTCAATAGGGAGAAATCCGTTTAGAAGCATTTATTACTAGACTAAAAACCCGACAAGGACAGGGATTTTGTCTTAACTTTCTATTTcctccagcatctagcacagagGATGCATaaagttaaatgaaaaattttagtaACAAAAAGATGTGAAGACAAGGGAATATCAAAGGGCGAGAATATGGGAAGAATAATCGTAGTACAAACTTTGGGTATGGGTAGGCAAAAGGATTAATAGTAGTTGCTTCTGAGATAGGAAAAATAGAAGGTTTCTTCCTGGTATGTCAGGGAGAGAACATGACTGATTCTATCACTCCCCaacattgtaaaagaaaaaatccattacAAATTTGTATAGTTATCCACATTACTCATGtccagaacaaaaaaagaaagaagaaaacaccTCAGTTTGTACTCCCAGGTCATCTCTCTCCATCTGGAGAAAGATAGCATGTTTcagcatgagtcctttggaattttgttttgtcattgtGTCCATCAGAATCTTTCATTGCTGATTATCTTCATGATATTGctgttatataaataaattctcacttcactttgcaacagttcatacaagtcttcccaagctTTTCTAAAACTAtccacttcatcatttcttacagaatgataatattccatcaaattcatataccataacttgtttagccattccctaatggatgggcagtttccagtcctttgctcccacaaaaaaaaatgttactataaatatttttagatatgagttctttttctttttctttgatctttttggaatatagacctagtagcagTAACCCTGGGTCAAAGGTATgtacagtttaatagctttttaggcatagttccaaatagctttCCATAATGGTCAGACTAGTTAACAGCTCTACTAATATCATATTAGTGTATCTGTTTTCCCaaatcccctctaacatttatcattttcctctgttgtcattttagctaatgaGATGGtgatgttttaattttcatttctctagtaaTTATTGATTTacagcagtgatgagcaaactttttaaagagggggccaaaggaaaggaaatgctcatctgtcagtctgtttctaaagcaattcttttgaagtttcattgtattgtattatatcctactcattgtattcgtcagattagggataatgtTGTGCAGCCCTTGCgtgaccagatagaacatttcagggggctgcatctggcccacaggccgtagtttgcccatcactgatctagagcaatgatggtgagccttttagaaaccaagtgcccaaactgcaattctCACACCGCATATGATCTACCCCACCTcaccccttaccccagataggggagggaggaagcgctcccattgggctgttgagCAGAGTGggggggcaggtcatgtgagaaatgtcctcagataggagtggagaggggaaagggagcagcctccTTGAGCATGCTCTGATACACATGCCATAGGATCGCCAACATGGATTTAGAGCTTATTTTCATATGCCTATTGACATCTTGGGCTTATTTCTCTgcaaactgcttattcatatccttagaccattAGTAAGGGAATGGCTCTTAAGTCTTGAAAATTGAGACTCATTTCCctgtttattttagaaatgagacctttagtaccacctcacacctagcagattggctaaaatgaaagaaggggagagtaataaatgttgcaggggatgtggcaaaattgggacattaatgcattgctggtggagttgtgaaatgatccaaccattctggctggcaatttggaattatgctcaaagggctataaaagaatgcctgccctttgatccagccataccattgctgggtttgtaccccaaagagatcatagataaacagacttgtacgaaaatatttatagctgcactttttgtggtggaaaaaaactggaaaatgaggggatgccctttaattggggaatggctgaacaagttgtggtatatgctggtgatggaatactattgtgctaaaaggaataataaactggaggagttccaggcgaactggaaagacctccaggaactgatgcagagtgaaaggagcagagccagaagaacattgtacacagagactgatatactgtggtaaaatcgaatgtaatggacttctgtactagcagaaatgcaatgacacaagacagttctgagggatttatggtaaagaacactacccacattcagaggaagaactgcaggagagggaaacatagaagataaacaattgcttgaatgcatgggctgaggcggacatgattggggatgtagactcgaaactaccacaccaatgcaactatcaacaatatggaaataggccctgaacaaggacacaagttacaaccagtggaaatgtgcgttggccatgggtggggggagagcggggagtgaaggggaaagtacgggtatgaagcatgtaaacaggtcaaaaatgaatattaataaatgtttaaaaaaaaaaagaaatgagacctttataagagaaatttgatgcaaagattttttcatttccttcttttcttttaattttagtagCTTTGTtagttcaaaagctttttcatatTATATACTCAAAAGAatccattttatctcttctttatctcttgtttggttatgaattcatcccttccccatagatctgataggtaatttTTTCTGTGTTCCATATTTTGCTTATGatacctttatgtctaaattgtgtgcccatttggagtttatcttggtatatgaatACCTTAAACTTTGTTCCTTCTCACTCAGACCAGAAACTCCTTCGCCCTCAGCTCCCCACCCTTCATTCAGGCCCCCACAGATTGATGAACCCTCAGACAAGAAGGCTGGTACAGCACCTGAGTCTGGGGGTGATATAAAGACTAAGGATTCAGCAGCAGCCCCAACCCCTGTACCCTTGAGTCCTGCCAGACGAAGAGCATTGGACCATTATCTGACTCTGCGCAGGTGAGTGGCCTCATGCATTGCTTTTCTTCCTCTTAGTCTTGTTTTCTTCTctactgccttctctctctctctcatcacccTCATCCCTCATTCTGACCAAACgtattttctttgatcttttcagCTCTGGTTGGCTCCAGGATGGAAGAGGTGGATGGGTAAAAGATAAGAATGTAGAATTTGATTCTGATGAAGAGGAACCCCCAGATCTACCCTTAGATTGATACCCTTCTACCTCCctctctatttcatttaaataaatcaGAGAAGATGCTAGAAACCtaacttctttcttcctctaagGTCTGGCTCTGTGTACCATACAACAATATCAGGTTCTTTTAGCCCTGCAGGCTGCACAATTCCCTAGACCACACCCATCCCTTCCAGAGCCATGCCAAGCGTCAGCTGCACCCAGCCTTTTGCCCTATTAATAAAGTGTATGGGGCAGGACTCTGCCCTTTGAGTTGTCAGAAGCGTTTCCTACGTCTACTCCCCCTGCCATCTCCTCCTATTTCCACAGGGGCTTTTCCTGCTTTTCAGCTTGGCCAAATTTAGGAAGTACTGATGTAACTAGGCACTGAGTGGAAATAAAGAGAagggtgtgtgtttgtgtggggggtgggggggtgggggggtgggaggtggtGTCAGAGGCATAAGAGGACTGGTAAAGGGAAGGATTTCTCCCTCCCCTTAGTGGTAACCTGAGCCTAGAACCTGCTGATCTCTGGGGTATAAATAATCCCCTAGTGAACTGGCAGACACCCTGGGAAGGGGGTAGTGTTTAATGCCAAGATCACCCGCACACATACACTTTCCCAGTCCCAGGCCAAGGAAAGAGGCAGGTGAAGTGGGCAAAAAGACCTTTATTTACAGGAAGGGGAGATGGGAATTCCAGCATCCAGGGGTCCCAGCTTTAAATGACAGGGAAGAACAGCATTATGTCTTCTTCTGCTGTCGACCTATACAggtaggaaaaataagaaataggtcTGTATTTGCTTTGATCCTGCTCTTGCTTTGATCCCGTTCAGGAGAATAATCTTTCTTTGGTTGTTTCCTCCCCAAGAACTCCTGGGAAGATAGCACCTTAGAACATCTACCTTCTGGGCTCCCCTATTCCCCTTATAAAACTGCCCTCCGCCTCCCAGGATCTGCTCTCTGGACACTTATATTGCCTAGGGATCTGTGTGGAAGTAATTTCATCAGAGAGATGAGGGCAGGCAGGAAGCCAAGCTTATGGACTGGAAAGAAATGCAGAAGGCGAGAGCTTGCTCATGTATGAGATCACGGAATAAGGGATAGACAGCCCCTACATTCCATTGGTATATAGCCCTGCAATGACAAGATGTCTAAAGGAAGCACATTAGC
The window above is part of the Gracilinanus agilis isolate LMUSP501 chromosome 4, AgileGrace, whole genome shotgun sequence genome. Proteins encoded here:
- the SCNM1 gene encoding sodium channel modifier 1 isoform X1; translated protein: MSFKREGDDWSQLNVLKKRRVGDLLASYIPEDEALMLRDGRFACAVCPHRPVLDTLTMLTAHRAGKKHLASLKDFYGKKQQWKREEQNPKQQEEWRTEKSGDQAPLLTQTRLITQSALRRAPNYNSCCRRQKNRPETPSPSAPHPSFRPPQIDEPSDKKAGTAPESGGDIKTKDSAAAPTPVPLSPARRRALDHYLTLRSSGWLQDGRGGWVKDKNVEFDSDEEEPPDLPLD
- the SCNM1 gene encoding sodium channel modifier 1 isoform X2, with translation MCSRFACAVCPHRPVLDTLTMLTAHRAGKKHLASLKDFYGKKQQWKREEQNPKQQEEWRTEKSGDQAPLLTQTRLITQSALRRAPNYNSCCRRQKNRPETPSPSAPHPSFRPPQIDEPSDKKAGTAPESGGDIKTKDSAAAPTPVPLSPARRRALDHYLTLRSSGWLQDGRGGWVKDKNVEFDSDEEEPPDLPLD